One window from the genome of Candidatus Synechococcus calcipolaris G9 encodes:
- a CDS encoding acyl-CoA desaturase, translating into MIIASHIGSLLVLITGLSWGSILWLLFLYVIRMLATTSIYHRLLTHKSYQASNLVLWVGSIVAAAAGQMGPSWWKAHHMIHHQYVDRDLDPHSPHTPAQGIKGFGWSQGGWLLSPNFFPAKLPSDVEEDGVLKVIDRLHFIPLVALGALSYFIGGVEYLGAFFLSTTLLFHAVQTVNSLSHIVGEQPFSTNDHSRNNGFVAFLTLGEGWHNLHHAFPASSRQGITISAAGQVVYLPDPTFGFIKMLELLKLASKLRMPAENDLLARARNQNFQHSGLPAAVKIPVKS; encoded by the coding sequence TTGATCATTGCCAGTCATATCGGATCGCTACTCGTTTTGATCACTGGCTTATCCTGGGGATCTATCCTTTGGCTGCTATTTTTATATGTCATCCGCATGCTGGCAACGACTAGTATTTATCATCGATTACTCACCCACAAAAGCTATCAGGCTTCTAATCTGGTTCTATGGGTGGGCAGTATTGTGGCGGCGGCGGCTGGACAGATGGGACCCAGTTGGTGGAAAGCTCACCACATGATCCATCATCAATATGTTGATCGCGATCTCGATCCCCATTCTCCCCATACTCCAGCTCAGGGGATTAAGGGATTTGGTTGGTCCCAAGGAGGTTGGCTATTATCTCCCAACTTCTTTCCCGCCAAGCTACCGAGCGATGTTGAGGAGGATGGAGTATTAAAAGTGATTGACCGTTTGCACTTTATCCCTCTAGTAGCACTTGGGGCACTCTCCTATTTCATTGGTGGTGTTGAATATCTCGGTGCTTTTTTTCTTAGCACAACCCTGCTGTTCCATGCCGTGCAAACCGTTAACTCCCTCAGCCATATTGTGGGTGAGCAACCATTTAGCACCAACGACCATAGCCGAAATAATGGATTTGTAGCATTTCTAACTCTGGGCGAAGGCTGGCATAATCTCCATCATGCCTTTCCTGCATCCAGTCGGCAGGGCATCACCATTAGTGCTGCTGGGCAGGTTGTCTATCTTCCAGATCCAACGTTTGGCTTTATTAAAATGCTTGAGCTTCTCAAGTTAGCGTCAAAGCTTAGGATGCCCGCTGAAAATGATCTGCTAGCACGGGCCAGGAATCAAAACTTTCAGCATTCAGGATTGCCCGCCGCAGTAAAAATACCGGTAAAGTCTTAA
- a CDS encoding type II toxin-antitoxin system PemK/MazF family toxin, which yields MRSQFEQFDLVVVPFLFTDRTATKRRPALILSDIAEFNTLIDCSVMTMIATTAHAPWPLDVPIQDLASTGLQANSIIRMKLFTLDHALVLRKIGKLANTDVVAVKDSLQQLFKLSRL from the coding sequence ATGCGTAGTCAATTTGAACAGTTTGATCTGGTTGTAGTGCCTTTTCTATTTACCGATAGGACAGCAACCAAGCGAAGGCCAGCTCTAATTTTGTCAGACATTGCAGAATTCAATACACTGATTGACTGCAGCGTTATGACAATGATTGCAACTACGGCCCACGCTCCCTGGCCTCTAGATGTGCCAATTCAGGATTTAGCCTCGACTGGTCTACAAGCAAACTCCATCATTCGGATGAAGTTATTTACCCTCGACCATGCCTTAGTACTCAGGAAAATTGGTAAGCTTGCCAATACAGATGTTGTTGCTGTAAAGGATTCTTTGCAGCAGTTATTCAAATTATCTCGGCTCTAG
- a CDS encoding LptF/LptG family permease, protein MTASIHPNSPVPNSPETSGMPNPRFSFPSRLDRYLLTEMIAPFIFGFGLFTAIAAVIGTVFYLIRLMVDSQLPLFTAIEVFFLRLPTFAVLGVPMSVLFCSLIAYSRLSRRSEIIACKSCGISPQRLVVPALLGGVLAMILTFVLNEAIAPALSYRGHLILAIQLEESALPYRDANIFYRQFQDQRLAQIFFAHTFDGEAMGDVTVLNFDQGQLKEMVLADTAIWNEADQAWDFHQGSIYQVNPDQSYQTVRPFSLAQFDYSRTPLDLAWETRVPEHMSSQDMRHYIKILRQSGDQRQVRHWQVQLQDKASLPLVCLSFALIGSVLGINSPRSNRSRAFGLSVVIIFGYYIFAFICTAFGEGGMISPIMAGWLPKGILTLLGLGLLYQASRQ, encoded by the coding sequence TTGACTGCTTCAATCCATCCCAACTCGCCGGTTCCTAACTCACCGGAAACGTCAGGTATGCCCAATCCCCGATTCTCCTTCCCGAGTCGCTTGGATCGTTACCTGCTGACGGAGATGATCGCCCCCTTCATTTTTGGGTTTGGTCTGTTTACGGCGATCGCCGCTGTCATTGGTACCGTTTTTTATCTAATCCGGTTGATGGTGGATAGCCAACTCCCCCTTTTCACGGCGATCGAGGTGTTCTTCCTGCGTTTGCCCACCTTTGCGGTATTGGGAGTGCCCATGTCCGTGTTGTTTTGTTCCTTAATTGCCTATAGTCGCCTATCCCGCCGCAGTGAAATTATTGCCTGCAAAAGTTGTGGAATTAGTCCCCAGCGATTAGTGGTGCCGGCCCTGTTGGGGGGAGTTCTGGCAATGATTTTAACCTTCGTTTTGAATGAGGCGATCGCCCCAGCCCTCTCCTACCGTGGGCACCTTATTTTGGCGATCCAACTGGAAGAATCAGCCCTACCCTACCGTGATGCCAATATTTTCTACCGCCAATTTCAGGATCAACGCCTCGCCCAAATTTTCTTTGCCCATACCTTTGATGGCGAAGCCATGGGAGATGTCACCGTCTTAAATTTTGATCAGGGCCAACTCAAAGAAATGGTTTTGGCAGACACCGCCATCTGGAATGAAGCCGACCAAGCCTGGGATTTTCACCAGGGATCAATCTACCAAGTGAATCCAGATCAGAGCTATCAAACCGTTCGCCCTTTCAGTCTGGCTCAGTTTGACTATAGCCGCACTCCCTTAGATTTAGCCTGGGAAACCCGCGTCCCAGAACACATGAGCAGTCAAGATATGCGTCATTACATCAAGATTTTGCGCCAAAGTGGCGATCAAAGACAGGTGCGCCATTGGCAGGTACAACTCCAGGATAAAGCGTCCCTACCCTTGGTCTGCTTGAGCTTTGCCCTGATTGGCTCCGTCTTAGGGATTAACTCTCCCCGCAGTAATCGTAGCCGCGCCTTTGGCTTGAGTGTGGTGATTATCTTTGGTTACTATATTTTTGCATTTATCTGTACAGCCTTTGGAGAAGGGGGAATGATTAGTCCGATCATGGCGGGATGGTTGCCCAAGGGAATTTTAACTCTGCTGGGATTGGGGTTGCTGTACCAAGCCAGTCGCCAATAA
- a CDS encoding DUF4330 domain-containing protein codes for MKIIDSHGRLFGKLSLLDIGAGLILLFVVIGLFFIPGKSGSSIAQVAASQPIEVDVLVLGLSTPKPQELIKAGTTANFVIRNQPYGAIDIKNVEVLPRTVIASQPDGSIKALPDPRPEMGFSSNLLLTVEGKGQVTRNGPVLGNSNVKVGTPVEVEGPGYSFRASIIDVRVESAGNS; via the coding sequence ATGAAAATCATAGACTCCCACGGTCGCCTTTTTGGTAAATTGAGCCTGCTGGATATTGGAGCGGGTTTAATTCTGCTATTTGTGGTGATTGGCTTGTTTTTTATTCCGGGGAAATCAGGTTCATCCATTGCCCAAGTTGCCGCCAGTCAGCCTATTGAAGTGGATGTATTGGTTCTTGGGCTGAGTACCCCCAAACCCCAGGAACTCATTAAGGCAGGAACCACCGCTAACTTTGTGATTCGGAATCAACCCTACGGTGCCATTGATATTAAGAACGTTGAAGTCTTACCGCGAACCGTGATTGCTTCCCAACCCGATGGCTCCATTAAGGCCCTGCCGGATCCGCGGCCGGAAATGGGGTTTAGTAGTAACTTACTCCTAACCGTGGAAGGTAAGGGCCAAGTAACCCGCAATGGGCCGGTCTTAGGGAACAGTAATGTGAAGGTAGGTACTCCCGTTGAAGTGGAAGGCCCAGGCTATAGTTTTCGAGCCTCAATCATTGACGTGAGAGTTGAATCAGCGGGCAATTCCTAA
- a CDS encoding 3-deoxy-7-phosphoheptulonate synthase codes for MPQTFDLHVVETRPLLAPATLLTDLPLTDPLATLVADTRDRIRGILRGQDRRLLVIVGPCSIHDVDAALEYGQKLLELRNDLRDSLEIVMRVYFEKPRTSIGWKGLINDPHLNDTYDINTGLRVARQLLVDLASLGMPAATELLDPIIPQYIADVVSWTAIGARTTESQTHRQMASGLSMPVGFKNGTDGHLDSAINAMLAAQHTHHFLGINAQGLASIVTTTGNLDTHLVLRGGKDGPNYSPSHIEMAATLLERKGLSPRIMVDCSHANAAKDHNRQIEVLHSIAEQVRHGRSPIMGAMIESHLQAGNQPIPQDLRQLNYGQSITDACVNFDTTIVMLKELAAAVDSQCLAVR; via the coding sequence ATGCCTCAAACCTTTGACCTCCACGTTGTTGAAACACGTCCCTTGCTGGCTCCGGCAACTCTTTTAACCGATCTTCCCCTCACCGATCCCTTGGCAACGTTGGTGGCCGATACCCGCGATCGCATCCGTGGGATTTTAAGGGGCCAGGATCGCCGTTTATTAGTGATCGTAGGGCCCTGCTCCATCCATGATGTGGATGCGGCCCTAGAGTATGGGCAAAAACTTCTGGAACTCCGCAACGACCTACGGGACTCCCTGGAAATCGTCATGCGCGTTTATTTTGAGAAACCCCGCACCTCCATTGGCTGGAAAGGGTTAATCAATGATCCCCACCTGAATGATACCTACGACATTAATACGGGGCTACGGGTTGCTCGTCAATTGCTGGTGGATTTAGCCTCCTTAGGAATGCCAGCGGCCACAGAATTACTCGACCCGATTATTCCCCAATACATTGCGGATGTGGTCAGTTGGACCGCGATCGGGGCCCGCACCACCGAAAGTCAGACCCACCGGCAAATGGCTTCAGGTCTATCCATGCCTGTGGGCTTCAAAAATGGTACGGATGGCCACCTGGATTCTGCCATTAACGCCATGTTAGCGGCCCAGCACACCCATCACTTTTTAGGCATTAATGCCCAGGGGTTGGCCAGTATTGTCACCACGACGGGCAATCTCGATACCCATCTAGTTCTGCGGGGGGGAAAAGATGGCCCCAATTACTCGCCTAGCCACATTGAAATGGCTGCCACTCTCCTAGAGCGTAAGGGTCTGAGTCCCCGGATCATGGTGGATTGTAGCCATGCCAACGCCGCCAAGGATCACAATCGCCAAATTGAAGTACTCCATAGTATTGCAGAGCAAGTGCGCCATGGGCGATCGCCGATCATGGGGGCAATGATTGAGAGTCATTTGCAGGCGGGCAACCAACCCATTCCCCAGGATTTGCGCCAACTTAACTACGGACAAAGTATTACCGATGCCTGTGTGAATTTTGATACCACCATTGTCATGCTGAAGGAGTTAGCCGCCGCAGTGGACAGTCAGTGCCTCGCGGTTCGTTAA